The Salvia splendens isolate huo1 chromosome 21, SspV2, whole genome shotgun sequence genome includes a window with the following:
- the LOC121783959 gene encoding serine/threonine-protein phosphatase 7 long form homolog — MHTPYTPCGAKWHGVTEIGNAPRHSVAHYRDQLSLIRPGQFLWTPYADCILPEYCIDSTASYLCDTYLVCWSFVEAHEAGRVCRQFNRYQRIPQYCDRMLHSSGHLSKSHRRGRKGADWAKVHKFFIDEWDLRHDRFQATFDHATATLDGRINPGYMAWYNRITVSYLVQPGTQSTDGMNEAASSNLLAVETLQGIWHLTSEHDTDPRFRQIRDMAASALRAMNHADAMEYPSSQRQNVVVPPRPPTSLRHGLPGVRTGGHGITRQHRLATPHLSPPS, encoded by the exons atgcacacgccgtataccccgtgcggagccaa gtggcacggagttactgaaattggaaatgcgCCTCGACATTCAGTAGCTCATTATCGTGATCAGTTATCACTGATCCGTCCTGGCCAG tttCTGTGGACACCCTATGCAGACTGTATCCTCCCTGAGTACTGCATTGATTCGACTGCATCCTACTTGTGCGATACTTATTTGGTGTGCTGGTCATTTGTCGAGGCACACGAGGCTGGACGCGTTTGTCGACAATTTAACCGCTACCAGCGTATTCCTCAGTACTGTGATAGGATGCTACATAGCTCCGGCCATTTGAGTAAAAGTCATCGCCGTGGGAGGAAGGGCGCTGATTGGGCTAAGGTACAtaagttcttcattgatgaatgGGACTTGCGCCACGACAGGTTCCAAGCAACTTTTGACCACGCAACGGCGACACTAGATGGTCGCATTAATCCGGGTTATATGGCGTGGTACAATAGGATCACCGTGTCGTACCTAGTTCAACCTGGGACACAGTCAACTGACGGGATGAACGAGGCAGCCTCTTCTAATTTATTGGCG GTTGAGACCCTTCAGGGGATATGGCATTTGACCTCTGAGCATGACACAGACCCTCGGTTCAGGCAGATTCGAGACATGGCTGCTTCGGCACTTCGTGCGATGAACCATGCTGATGCGATGGAGTATCCATCTTCTCAACGGCAAAATGTGGTCGTGCCGCCACGCCCACCAACTTCTCTTCGTCATGGACTGCCGGGTGTCCGGACGGGTGGGCACGGGATTACACGACAGCATAGGT TGGCCACCCCCCACCTAAGTCCACCATCGTAG
- the LOC121783308 gene encoding probable folate-biopterin transporter 2: MGEEERLPTHGEEAPESEVRSILYSPVHWFKMLARELHWSFVFGVVSVYGVSQGLGGALARVGTQFYMKDVQKVQPSEAQVYAGITSLPWIVKPLWGILTDVVPISGYHRRPYFVFAGSLGIISMLFLSLHPGLHIVLALLSLTASSASVAIADVTIDACVAQKSGLHHSLAADMQSLCSLSSSIGALVGFSLSGIFVHLIGPQGVYGLLTIPAGLVFVVGILLKEQCVSVFAYEQISQNLANAGKAMWRTLKCPDVWRPCLYMFLSFSLGLNVSEGMFYWVTDSPSGPSFSKQIIGYIMAIGSVGSLLGAILYQYGLKDYPFRDLLFWAQILSCLSGMLDLALVLRWNLWLGVPDFVFVVVDASVSQMIGRFKWMPLLVLSSKMCPPGIEGTFFALLMSIDNAGLLTSSWLGGLLLHVLNVTRTEFRNMWLAILIRNVLRIAPLFLLFLVPRTDPSSSILSDDVDNTKEAVEAREDPDNVELVALVDRKDGGG; this comes from the exons ATGGGGGAGGAAGAGAGGCTCCCAACTCACGGCGAGGAAGCGCCGGAGAGCGAGGTGCGGAGCATTTTGTACAGCCCTGTGCATTGGTTCAAGATGCTTGCGAGAGAATTGCATTGGAGCTTTGTGTTTGGAGTTGTGAGTGTGTATGGCGTGAGCCAAGGCTTAGGTGGAGCTCTTGCAAGAGTTGGGACGCAGTTTTACATGAAGGATGTGCAGAAGGTGCAGCCATCTGAGGCTCAGGTCTACGCCGGCATCACATCTCTTCCCTGGATCGTCAAGCCGCTCTGGGGTATCCTAACTGACGTCGTTCCGATTTCGGGGTATCATCGGAGACCTTATTTCGTTTTTGCTG GTTCCCTAGGAATCATCTCCATGCTGTTCTTGTCGCTGCACCCGGGACTACACATAGTATTAGCATTGCTTTCATTGACAGCATCAAGCGCCAGTGTTGCGATTGCAGATGTTACTATCGATGCATGTGTGGCACAGAAAAGCGGCCTTCATCATTCCCTGGCAGCTGACATGCAGAGCTTATGTTCCTTGAGCTCCTCGATTGGGGCTCTCGTGGGATTCTCTTTGAGTGGTATATTCGTTCACCTAATCGGGCCACAG GGTGTATATGGCTTGTTAACGATACCAGCTGGTCTCGTCTTCGTAGTTGGAATATTGCTCAAGGAACAATGCGTATCCGTCTTTGCTTATGAACAG ATCAGCCAGAACTTAGCCAATGCTGGTAAAGCTATGTGGAGGACGTTGAAATGCCCAGACGTGTGGAGGCCGTGCTTGTACATGTTCTTGTCCTTCTCGTTGGGCCTAAACGTTTCCGAGGGGATGTTTTATTGGGTCACGGATTCACCATCCGGCCCTTCATTTTCTAAG CAAATAATTGGTTATATCATGGCAATAGGCTCCGTGGGATCGCTCCTCGGGGCTATACTATACCAATACGGCCTAAAAGACTATCCATTTCGCGATCTGCTCTTTTGGGCTCAGATCCTGTCCTGCCTCTCAGGGATGCTGGATCTGGCGCTGGTGCTGCGCTGGAACTTGTGGCTCGGTGTGCCCGACTTTGTGTTCGTGGTGGTTGATGCAAGCGTGAGCCAAATGATCGGACGCTTCAAATGGATGCCACTTCTTGTTCTGAGCTCCAAGATGTGCCCACCCGGCATTGAGGGCACCTTCTTTGCCCTGCTCATGTCTATAGACAATGCCGGCCTCCTCACTTCCTCGTGGCTGGGGGGGCTCTTGCTCCACGTCTTGAACGTTACACGAACAGAGTTCAGGAACATGTGGCTCGCCATTCTGATCAGGAACGTGTTGAGGATCGCCCCGCTCTTCCTGCTCTTCTTGGTTCCTAGAACTGATCCAAGCTCTTCTATCCTTTCTGATGATGTTGACAACACGAAAGAGGCTGTCGAAGCTCGAGAGGATCCCGATAATGTCGAGCTCGTCGCGCTTGTGGACCGCAAGGATGGTGGTGGTTAG